atggtttattttgggTTTGCAGGGTGTATTGTTAAATTGTTGATATTGATTAGAAGATTCGATCCGAATTAGTTgcaatttttgttgttttggtgATTGATTGACAAGTTTGGTTTACTGGAAACGTAATGTGATTTGGGGAGACTGAAATTTTATTGTGTGGGGCAATGGCTGCCGGAGGGATTTCATCTCCGGGGGGATTTATGACAGTCTTGTCTTATGCGGTATGTGAATGgtttttgatgtttatgttgtttCTAGATGCTGCATTGGCACAATTCATTGCTAAATTTGCGAGTTACTATGAGTTGCAAACACCGTGTATGTTGTGTTCGAGGTTTAATCATATACTTGGTGATAAGAAAAGTGGATGTTATGGGAGTCATCTTTGTAGAAACCATAAAGAGGATGTATCATTTCAAGTGTTTTGTCATATTCATGGTAATCTTGCTGATGTTCGTGCTATGTGTGAAGAATGTCTTGTATCGTTTGCTACTGAGAATATACTTATTAAAGAGTCAGATAACTTGATGATTGATAAATTGGGGAATAAGAGTTATATACCTACTTCTCCTGGCCCATGGAACTGTTCTTGTTGTCAGAAGACGTGGAGGGCTCGATCAAGTGCTCAAAGATTGCTCCAGCTAACTTCTGTTGGTTTTGGAGCTTCTAAGGCTAATGTCAAACCTCCTCTACCACGCGCAACAGGTCGTAGCCGTTTCAGTCGACGTGATAGCTTTAAGAAGATCAGGGATAAAATTTCTGGGCCAGAGTCACCTAGGACAAGGGCTTCTGCCCTTGACCCTTTATCACATGTAGGATATACAGAGTTGAAGATTACTTCAGATTCTGAGTCAGAAATCCAGATGTCTGATGATGAGGATGGATGTTCAGCTACTCGTGGTAAAAATGATTCTAGATCGGAAGATAATGTTCCACATGACAAAGGTATAACACAGAAATTAGAAACTGATCAGCCTTGCCAATCTTCTGAATCCAAGCCTTATCATCTGGATCAACCAAGACAGCTGACTGTCGACTCGGGCAAAACTGTGAGTTTTCAGGCATCTGATGATTTTGTAGGGCATGGCTTAGCAGAACTTGACTGGGAAAGTCTTTCTCCTAAGACCGGTGCTTCTGTATTGCCagaatttatttcatcatataatgTTGCCCATGCATCCAACCCTTTAGAAGATCATCACACGTCACGAGAGAGTTTAACGTCCAATGTTTTTCTCCCTCGTATCTCAGACCTCTCTGCGCTTTCGGAGCTCATATCAGTGACCAAGACACCTTCTTTATCCAGTATTAATATCCATCAGACAGGTAAGCTGATCTTTCTCTTTGATTTATGCGTCTTATACACTTGTTTGTTCTGTATATGCAAATTATATTTACCTGAGTTATTCCAAGAAAAGCAGTTGATTCCTATTTTTCATTTGCTTTGtctttataaaatgattttgtaGATTTGACGGAAGCAAATGATGAAGGAAGCAACTTAACTGAGAAGAATAATGCAAAAGCTCCAGTTCATTTAGATGAAGGTGCTCCACCTATatcaaaccaaaaaaatcaAGCTGATTTATCTGTTGTGAGTAATGGAGGGAGAAAAGTATCAGATAGGCTCGAAGAATCAAGTGCAATTACTGATTCTTCAAATGCTGGAGAGGGTATGAAGTCGATTCCACAACTTTCTACTTCTGTGACGGATGAATCGCAAACTACAAGTCTTAGGAATCATGATAGGCTTGGAGAACCAAGTGAAATTAGTGATTCTGTAAATGCTGGAGAAGGTATGAAGTCGCTTCCACAACTTTCTACTTCTGTGATGGATGAATCACAAACTCCAAGTCTTCGGAATCATGATAGGCTTGAAGAACCAAAAGCAACTAGTGATTCTGCAAATGCTGGAGAAGGTATGAAGTCGCTTCCTCATCTTTCTACTTCTGTGACGGATGAATCACAAACTACAAGTCTTAGGAATCATGATACGCTTGGAGAAGCAAAAACTATTAGTGATTCTGCAAATGCTGGAGAAGGTATGAAGTCGCTTCCACAGCTTTCTACTTCTGTGACGGATGATTTGCAAACTACAAGTCTTAGGAATCATGATAAGCTTGGAGAAGCAAAAGAAATTAGTGATTCTGCAAATGCTGGAGAAGGTATGAAGTCGCTTCCACAACTTTCTACCTCTGTGACAGATGAATCACAAACTACAAGTCTTAGGAATCATGATAAGCTTGGAGAAGCAAAAGCAATTAGTGATTCTGCAAATGCTGGAGAAGGTATGAAGTCGCTTCCACAACTTTCTACTTCTGTGACGGATGATTTGCAAACTACAAGTCTTAGGAATCATGATAAGCTTGGAGAAGCAAAAGCAATTAGTGGTTCTGCAAATGCTGGAGAAGGTATGAAGTCGCTTCCACAACTTTCTACTTCTGTGACGGATGAATCGCAAACTGCAAGTCTTAGGAATCATGATAGGCTTGGAGAACCAAGTGCAATTAGTGTTTCTGTAAATGCTGGAGAAGGTATGAAGTCACTTCCCCAACTTTCTGCTTCTGTGATGGATGAATCGCAAACTGCAAGTCTTAGGAATCATGATCATGGTGATGACCGACAAAGAAGTGATGCTTCTACCTCTGACGGGGTACATGTGGTTCAAACATCTACCATCAAGGGGAGAGATGATTCTGGTAATGAATCAGCAGATGGATTCAGCGTCAGTGATATTGAGGACGAGAGTATTGTTGATAGGTTGAAACGACAGATTGAACATGATCAGAGATACATAAATTCTCTATACAAGGAACTGGAGGAAGAAAGGAGTGCATCAGCCATTGCCACTAATCAGGCAATGGCCATGATCACTAGGTTGCAAGAGGAGAAGGCGTCACTTCATATGGAGGCCTTGCAGTATTTAAGAATGATGGAAGAGCAAGCCGAGTATGATATGGAGGCACTAGAAAGGGCTAATGATCAACTTGCTGAAAGGGAGAAAGAGTTGCAAGATCTGGAAGAAGAGTTATtagaatatagaaataatattcCAGATGAGTTATCAGCAGAAGATCcacaaaaggaaaacaaaaaccTGAAAGAAGAAAATGTAATAAATGAGAATCATAGTAAAGAACATGTCGAAAACAAGCTCAGTGGCAGTTCAGATTCGAAAACTATTAAAGTATCCAAAATCTGTGATAAACCTAGACAGTTTAATGATTCAATATGTAactttgaggatgaaaagctaAGTATTTCAAAACATCTGGAGAACTTGGAGaaaaaactttttcaaatttctggCAGAAAGGCCTCAGATAATGTTCCTTGTAACGGATGTTCAGAAAGGATAAAGAAAGATGTTGATAATCAAGTTAAGAAACAAAGTAATGATGCGGGAAGTATTAATTCCCAACAGGAGGAGGAGATTTCTTCATCCACGCGCAATGATTTTTCTAAATCAAATGGCGGTCCCATTGAAAAGCCTGCTGCTTTAGACGTGGAAAATGCTATTGTTGGTGAAAAGAAAAACCATGTAGACAATAATCATAGTAAGCTTTCCTCTCTTGGAGGTGAAGTTGATGGGGCTTCTATAGGAAATGAAATATCAGAGCTTAGTGGGAGGTTACAAGCACTTGAGGATGACTATAAATTCCTCATGCATGCCTTTAACTCGCTCCAGAATGGACATGAAGGAATACAGCTTATTCAGGAAATAACTCATCAGCTGCAAGAAATACGGAAAGTTGAGTTTGACAAGAGATGACTATCTCTAAACTTGGAAATGACAAGGTAAGCTTTTATTTTAATGACCAATATTCTAGTAATCCTGATCTTGATGTGCAAAGATTCTTTTCTACATTTATTATCGAATATTATGCTGAGGGATAAGGaattagtaataatattttcattaatgacAAGCGAGATTCTTATAAGATTGTAAGACTCATTAAACTTGAAATCAAATACTATATTTGTTACTCAAAAAACTCCTAGTAATGCAGAGTAGGCAGAACAATATTGCTTAGATAACAAGGACGGAAAGCAGTtccttttttgttctttttttttcaggGGTCGGGTGATAGGGGACAAATATGTCAACTGGTACTCATATGGGACCGAGAATAATATCTATTTCTTGCTCCTTGACCATTTTTATCTGCTAATGCTTTACGGAACTTttggaaatatatttttgactATTAGAGACTAGGTGTAGACAAATCATGATGTTGCACGTAGTTGTATTTCTAAATTGAATCCTGTAGTTGGATTGAAGCCATCTTACTATGTTTACTTTCAATATAGTCCAATAGCTGGATAAACATGAGGAGCTAAGATAGATGCTTCAACTGTAAATGGCCCTCGGACTTTACATCCTATTGCACTTGAAGATGTTGTTGTTTTATGTTTATGCCCTCATGATCTATGGATCTGTATTctactttgattaatttttttacctACTTTGTGGGAAGATGTTCCGGCTGAGACTTTCAAAGAGATGCATGCCGCAACAGAAGCTGTAGCGAGAAGCCTAGCTGCATCATTATTTACAACTTATAGTTGGAAAGGAGAAGCTCATGACgccaaaaaaatagttttgatGATCGAGAATTGGTCTACAGTACTGCTTTTCAGGTCTTCTTGTCCTCTTAAATTGGTTCTGTTGAAAAGCTACAGATCatccttttgtttttgtttcgtTTTCCTGGTTTTGGGTCCTTTTTTCACAATTTTGTTAGTCATTAATGTGATCGTGTGGTGCGAGATTTTGGTGTAATGTGTGTATATCTTTTTCAAGGTTGGGCTTTGTTTGCCAGGTTTCACAACTGTAAAATGCAGATAGGTTCTTCAAAGGACTTCCAAATTTGCTTCTACTGCTGACTGCCTTTTTGTTGCTTCTTTCCTTTGTTTTTGCCTCTTTTAGCCTATGCTGTTCATTGAGACTCTTCGAAAATGTCAACGACTGCGTGTCGGATTCTCCAAAAGGagtgtatttttggagaatccaaCACAAGTGAGACATTGAAAGTGAAGAGTCTGCACAACTTAGCTGTTAGCCAAGGTTTAATATTATGATTCTCCATAATACAACTAGGGTGGGAGGAATATAATCTTACACTTAAGGAAAATATTGGCGTTATTGTGTCAATTTTAGCTAAAGAAACTGTTGTATACTAGGCCAATGTGATACATTCTGGCTACTAGCTGGTGAAAAACTTGACTATTCATCAGTCTAATCTATGTCTTAGTGCATACAGTTATTGGTACTTACAATCTATTCCGGTGAAAGGTAACAtacttttacaaaaatagtCGCGATGTGCACACGTTGATCTAAGATATCATGttattagaaaaagaaacttAACTAAATATGTTTTCAAAAGGGTAATGAATGTCATTTTTGTTATAGATAAATTACTTTTGTAATTGATTTCGAAGAAAATCAAGTCGTTCTAGTGAAATACCATtgtaacaaagaaaaaattgatttatagTTAGAGGATTTTTTCATCAATAAGTTTCAAATTCTGACTTCATCCTGTTAACGGAACTCCAGTACACAATCCAAATTTCTTCTTGTATATTACTCATTATTCATATTTCTGCTTCAACATCACTTGTGTATATTGAAGATCAACTTGCAATTGCTTCCATCAAGGTTTTTGGCAATTGgttaaatggccaaaaaaagTCACAAACATAAAGTAATTTTCCCCATGTCATCTTGATACTAATCCATTGCATTTTCTTCTTAGTCTAAGTATATACAACtgattataaataaaaaacaaaattggtGTTTTAAGTCATCACAACTTTGAATTCTATTTAAACAAATCCCAAGGTTTAATGACCTGCGTAATTGCCTACCTAATCTTGATTAATTAACTGTATTTTCCTCTTGAATTTTCTTATCTAGGATAGAGTTTATAGATAACTATCTAATGTTGACTTTCTAGATTTCTACTAATCAGTAAGTTACTATAAGGTGTCTGTCTCATTATCATGTCCgctgattttaaaaataatatttgatttcaTAAAAGGTGATCAGTTGAATAACGTCATTGAAAAATcat
The nucleotide sequence above comes from Solanum pennellii chromosome 9, SPENNV200. Encoded proteins:
- the LOC107031725 gene encoding probable myosin-binding protein 4, whose product is MAAGGISSPGGFMTVLSYAVCEWFLMFMLFLDAALAQFIAKFASYYELQTPCMLCSRFNHILGDKKSGCYGSHLCRNHKEDVSFQVFCHIHGNLADVRAMCEECLVSFATENILIKESDNLMIDKLGNKSYIPTSPGPWNCSCCQKTWRARSSAQRLLQLTSVGFGASKANVKPPLPRATGRSRFSRRDSFKKIRDKISGPESPRTRASALDPLSHVGYTELKITSDSESEIQMSDDEDGCSATRGKNDSRSEDNVPHDKGITQKLETDQPCQSSESKPYHLDQPRQLTVDSGKTVSFQASDDFVGHGLAELDWESLSPKTGASVLPEFISSYNVAHASNPLEDHHTSRESLTSNVFLPRISDLSALSELISVTKTPSLSSINIHQTDLTEANDEGSNLTEKNNAKAPVHLDEGAPPISNQKNQADLSVVSNGGRKVSDRLEESSAITDSSNAGEGMKSIPQLSTSVTDESQTTSLRNHDRLGEPSEISDSVNAGEGMKSLPQLSTSVMDESQTPSLRNHDRLEEPKATSDSANAGEGMKSLPHLSTSVTDESQTTSLRNHDTLGEAKTISDSANAGEGMKSLPQLSTSVTDDLQTTSLRNHDKLGEAKEISDSANAGEGMKSLPQLSTSVTDESQTTSLRNHDKLGEAKAISDSANAGEGMKSLPQLSTSVTDDLQTTSLRNHDKLGEAKAISGSANAGEGMKSLPQLSTSVTDESQTASLRNHDRLGEPSAISVSVNAGEGMKSLPQLSASVMDESQTASLRNHDHGDDRQRSDASTSDGVHVVQTSTIKGRDDSGNESADGFSVSDIEDESIVDRLKRQIEHDQRYINSLYKELEEERSASAIATNQAMAMITRLQEEKASLHMEALQYLRMMEEQAEYDMEALERANDQLAEREKELQDLEEELLEYRNNIPDELSAEDPQKENKNLKEENVINENHSKEHVENKLSGSSDSKTIKVSKICDKPRQFNDSICNFEDEKLSISKHLENLEKKLFQISGRKASDNVPCNGCSERIKKDVDNQVKKQSNDAGSINSQQEEEISSSTRNDFSKSNGGPIEKPAALDVENAIVGEKKNHVDNNHSKLSSLGGEVDGASIGNEISELSGRLQALEDDYKFLMHAFNSLQNGHEGIQLIQEITHQLQEIRKVEFDKR